The genomic segment GGCGCGCGGCACTCAGTGCCACCAGCCTTCCGGTCGGCCGTCGATACGGCAAGATGACCGCGTGAACGATCCCGGCCTGGAACCCGTGCCCGACCCCGCTCTCATGCGCAAGCAGTACCGTGCCGAAGGGCTCGACGAGAGCGAGCTGGCCGGTGATCCGATGGAACAGTTCGGGCGGTGGTTCTGGCAGGCCGCGCAGGAGGGGGCGGTCTACGAGCCGAACGCCATGGTGGTGTCGACGGCGGACGCCGAGGGGCGCCCCGGTTCTCGTACGGTGCTGATGAAGGCGTACGACGCGCAGGGCTTCGTCTTCTACACCAACTACGACTCCCGCAAGGCCCGTGACCTGGCGGAGAACCCGCATGTCTCGCTGCTCTTCCCGTGGCACGCGCTCGCCCGGCAGGTGATCGTGACGGGTACGGCGCGGCGGACCGGGCGGGACGAGACGGCGGCGTACTTCCGGACCCGGCCGCATGGTTCGCAGCTCGGCGCGTGGGCCAGCGCGCAGTCCTTGGTGATCTCCTCGCGGGCCGAACTGGACGCCGCGTACGAGGAGTTGCACACCCGCTATCCGGAGGGTGAGCAGGTGCCGGTGCCGCCGAACTGGGGTGGTTTCCGGGTGGCGCCGCGGAGTGTGGAGTTCTGGCAGGGGCGGTGGAACCGGCTGCACGACCGGCTGCGGTACGTGGCGGAGCCGGACGGGTCGTGGCGGGTGGAGCGGCTGAGTCCGTGATTCGGTGGAACGGCTCGGTCCGTGACTCGGAGGAGCGGCTCGGTCCGTGACTCGGAGGAACGGCTCGGTCCGTAACTCGGAGGAACGGCTCGGTCCATGACTCGGAGGAACGGCTGAGTCCGTGACCTCGGCGGGGCGGCTGTGTCCGTAGGGACCGGTCGGTCAGCCGAGTACGTCGTCCAGCAGCGCCGCCCACTGGGCCACCACCTTCGCGCGGCGGCCCGTGTCGTCGGTGAGGAGGTTGGCGAGGCCGAGGCCCCGGGCCATGTCAAGGAGGCCCTGGACGGATTCGCGGACGCCGGGGACGGTCTCGTCGGCGCGGAGGAGGTCGACGGCGATGCGGTGGGTCTCGCGGCCGACGCGGGCTTCCAGTTCGGTGACGCGGGGGCGGAGCTGGTCCTCGTTGGAGGCGGCGACCCAGAGGTGGAGGGCGGCGCGGAAGAGGGGGCCGGTGTAGAGGTCGACGAT from the Streptomyces sp. NBC_00310 genome contains:
- the pdxH gene encoding pyridoxamine 5'-phosphate oxidase, whose protein sequence is MRKQYRAEGLDESELAGDPMEQFGRWFWQAAQEGAVYEPNAMVVSTADAEGRPGSRTVLMKAYDAQGFVFYTNYDSRKARDLAENPHVSLLFPWHALARQVIVTGTARRTGRDETAAYFRTRPHGSQLGAWASAQSLVISSRAELDAAYEELHTRYPEGEQVPVPPNWGGFRVAPRSVEFWQGRWNRLHDRLRYVAEPDGSWRVERLSP